The DNA segment AGACAGAGGGATCGAATGGGGAATTCAAGATGTGGCCCCGGTCCTCATAGAGAGGTCAGCACCATAACAATGGTTGTCATATTCAGAACAGGAAGGTATTTTCTGTCGTTTTTGCAATCCGACCGTGGTTAGGCCGCAGCTTGATACTCGTCTTATTCACAATTTCATATGAAAACGCTTAAAGTTAAGGTAAAGCCGAACGCCAGAGAGAATCGACTCGAGGAATTAAGCGAAGGCACCTGGTATGCTAAGGTAAAAGCTCGGCCGATCAAAGGCAAAGCCAACAAAGAACTGGTCGCGCTTATCGCGCGTCACTTCAACCTGCGCAAGTCCCAGGTTTCAAT comes from the Candidatus Neomarinimicrobiota bacterium genome and includes:
- a CDS encoding DUF167 domain-containing protein — translated: MKTLKVKVKPNARENRLEELSEGTWYAKVKARPIKGKANKELVALIARHFNLRKSQVSIKSGASGRVKMVQLEI